The following are encoded in a window of Arthrobacter woluwensis genomic DNA:
- a CDS encoding HNH endonuclease, which produces MRTLVLNAGYEPLAVVTFRRALVLVLAGKASVVSEGGEPVVGPREVLGRPSVILLNRYIRPRHNVVSTVSRRGVLRRDGHRCGYCGKAAHTIDHILPRSRGGRDSWENLVACCLKCNNTKGDHTPSEMGWRLRFIPRPPVGTVWQIKELEKPTPEWSAYLPAEDAA; this is translated from the coding sequence ATGCGCACTCTCGTTCTGAATGCTGGATATGAACCGCTCGCGGTGGTCACCTTCCGCCGGGCGCTCGTCCTTGTGCTGGCTGGAAAGGCCAGTGTGGTCTCGGAGGGCGGCGAACCCGTCGTCGGCCCCCGTGAAGTCCTGGGACGGCCCTCGGTGATCCTGCTGAACCGTTACATCAGACCACGGCACAATGTGGTCTCGACGGTCAGCAGGAGAGGAGTCCTGCGCCGCGACGGTCATCGCTGCGGATACTGCGGCAAGGCCGCGCACACCATCGACCACATCCTGCCCCGGTCCCGCGGTGGCCGGGACTCCTGGGAGAACCTCGTGGCGTGCTGTCTCAAATGCAACAACACCAAGGGGGACCACACTCCTTCGGAGATGGGCTGGCGCCTGCGATTCATCCCGCGGCCTCCTGTCGGGACCGTGTGGCAGATCAAGGAGCTGGAGAAGCCCACCCCTGAGTGGAGCGCCTATCTGCCCGCCGAGGACGCCGCCTGA
- a CDS encoding NlpC/P60 family protein, translating to MSFGTTSARHRAKQAPNTSLLEISKAVSSNAGSMGRQAAVIAAASGLVLTSGIAANAAETSVQRDSSAATTLEVKAAPQAVAASSTAKLSFVRTAVKTEPAPVVEAPVVEAQSNTETQTAPVADNTANTNTNTQVTGSNVAAAAPAPKTVNAAAASGKGAAIAAAALAQLGVNQDCTALVSNSLRAVGINFHDWPAGYLSLGRTVSAAEAQPGDVIYYADGGVGVPHVAVYIGNGQAVHGGFLGYTTKVYDAFVGSGPVFIRVGG from the coding sequence TTGTCTTTTGGCACTACCTCTGCGCGCCATCGCGCTAAGCAGGCACCCAACACTTCGCTTCTTGAAATCTCCAAGGCCGTTTCTTCGAACGCCGGATCCATGGGCCGTCAGGCCGCAGTGATCGCCGCGGCTTCGGGCCTGGTGCTCACCAGCGGCATCGCCGCCAACGCCGCGGAGACCAGCGTTCAGCGCGATTCCTCCGCAGCAACCACCCTCGAGGTCAAGGCTGCTCCGCAGGCCGTGGCCGCATCCTCCACCGCCAAGCTCAGCTTCGTCCGCACCGCGGTCAAGACCGAGCCGGCTCCGGTCGTCGAGGCCCCCGTCGTCGAGGCTCAGTCCAACACTGAGACCCAGACCGCCCCGGTCGCCGACAACACGGCGAACACCAACACCAACACCCAGGTCACCGGTTCGAACGTCGCCGCTGCCGCTCCGGCACCGAAGACGGTCAACGCCGCCGCCGCTTCCGGCAAGGGTGCTGCGATCGCCGCTGCCGCTCTGGCTCAGCTCGGTGTCAACCAGGACTGCACCGCTCTGGTGTCGAACTCCCTGCGCGCCGTGGGCATCAACTTCCACGACTGGCCCGCCGGTTACCTGTCCCTCGGACGTACGGTGTCCGCCGCTGAAGCTCAGCCCGGCGATGTCATCTACTACGCCGACGGTGGCGTCGGTGTGCCTCACGTGGCCGTCTACATCGGCAACGGCCAGGCCGTGCACGGTGGATTCCTCGGTTACACCACCAAGGTGTACGACGCGTTCGTCGGCTCCGGCCCCGTCTTCATCCGCGTGGGTGGCTAA
- a CDS encoding M23 family metallopeptidase, whose amino-acid sequence MSNDKLRGRRRASGPAPQAAGPAQTVLPSTPRKAKRKGPLQQIADLAVKSGAIHKGGLALAAGGLALTVAFPASSGPLAEAAGRDGTQATVGITASGAVQAPVTASTGAKISFSRTSATSKQDPDARLKALMSAQSGKVTPAAAKGSLGSPLASLTEASPFGWRINPLGGPSDFHSGEDFVAQCGTQVMAAAAGKVVFTGWVDTGGGNRVVVDHGNGLETTYNHLSSFTVQPGQTVQRGDVVALSGTTGASTGCHLHFEVMVNGQVVDPSGWL is encoded by the coding sequence GTGAGCAATGACAAGCTGCGCGGACGTCGTCGCGCGAGTGGTCCGGCCCCCCAGGCCGCAGGTCCCGCGCAGACCGTCCTTCCGTCGACGCCCCGTAAGGCGAAGCGGAAGGGTCCTCTGCAGCAGATCGCCGATCTGGCAGTGAAGAGCGGAGCCATCCACAAGGGTGGGCTCGCACTCGCAGCAGGCGGCCTCGCTCTGACCGTCGCATTCCCCGCCAGCTCCGGCCCTCTGGCCGAAGCGGCCGGCCGGGATGGCACGCAGGCCACGGTCGGCATCACCGCCAGTGGCGCCGTTCAGGCCCCCGTCACCGCCTCCACCGGGGCGAAGATCTCCTTCAGCCGCACGTCGGCCACCAGCAAGCAGGATCCCGACGCCCGCCTCAAGGCCCTCATGAGCGCCCAGTCCGGCAAGGTGACCCCCGCGGCCGCCAAGGGCTCCCTGGGCTCCCCGCTCGCCTCCCTGACCGAGGCCTCGCCCTTCGGCTGGCGCATCAACCCCCTCGGCGGCCCGTCCGACTTCCACAGCGGCGAAGACTTCGTGGCCCAGTGCGGCACCCAGGTCATGGCTGCTGCGGCCGGCAAGGTCGTCTTCACCGGCTGGGTGGACACCGGCGGCGGAAACCGCGTCGTGGTCGATCACGGCAACGGTCTTGAGACCACCTACAACCACCTGAGCTCCTTCACCGTGCAGCCCGGACAGACCGTCCAGCGCGGCGATGTCGTGGCGCTCAGTGGCACCACCGGCGCCTCCACGGGCTGCCACCTCCATTTTGAAGTGATGGTCAACGGCCAGGTCGTCGACCCGTCCGGATGGCTCTGA
- a CDS encoding metal-dependent transcriptional regulator — MTDLIDTTEMYLRTILELEEEKIVPLRARIAERLHHSGPTVSQTIGRMERDGLVVVTGDRHLELTDHGRRRAVEVMRKHRLAERLLSDVIGLDWAFVHDEACRWEHVMSERVERRIYELLGHPTDSPYGNPIPGLEQLGGLEGEPFAAGLMTLVQAMNEYSPGSVVTVRRLAEPAQVEPELLQQLDEGGIRPGATVSLERAGDYIAVRVAGIEGALELPPEVAAHVFVSLG, encoded by the coding sequence ATGACTGATCTGATCGACACCACGGAGATGTACCTGCGGACCATCCTGGAGTTGGAAGAGGAGAAGATCGTCCCCCTCCGTGCCCGGATCGCGGAGCGCCTCCACCACTCCGGGCCGACCGTCTCCCAGACGATCGGCCGGATGGAGCGCGACGGCCTCGTGGTGGTGACAGGCGACCGGCACCTGGAGCTGACGGATCACGGACGACGGCGCGCGGTCGAGGTCATGCGCAAGCACCGGCTCGCGGAACGCCTCCTCTCCGATGTGATCGGCCTGGACTGGGCGTTCGTCCACGATGAAGCCTGCCGCTGGGAACACGTGATGAGCGAGCGGGTGGAGCGCCGCATCTACGAGCTGCTCGGACATCCCACGGATTCGCCGTATGGAAACCCGATCCCCGGGCTCGAACAGCTGGGCGGCCTGGAGGGTGAGCCGTTCGCCGCCGGCCTGATGACCCTCGTCCAGGCCATGAACGAGTACTCCCCGGGGTCCGTCGTGACGGTGCGCCGCCTGGCGGAGCCCGCGCAGGTGGAGCCTGAGCTCCTGCAGCAACTGGACGAGGGCGGGATCCGCCCGGGAGCGACCGTCAGCCTCGAACGTGCCGGAGATTACATCGCGGTGCGGGTGGCCGGCATCGAAGGAGCGCTCGAGCTGCCGCCCGAAGTCGCCGCCCACGTCTTCGTCTCGCTCGGCTGA
- the serC gene encoding phosphoserine transaminase, with protein MSDQAHLTIPAHLLPKDGRFGAGPSKVRPEQVEALSAAGATLLGTSHRQAPVKNLVGSVRSGLKSFFNAPEEYEVVLGVGGSTAFWDIATFGLVEKKAQHLSFGEFGSKFASATKKAPFLETSSIITAEPGTRPEAVAEAGVDVYAWPQNETSTGVAAPVRRVNGADDGSLVVVDATSAAGGLDVDVREADVYYFAPQKNFASDGGLWLALFSPAALERAERIAASDRWVPDFLNLKTAIDNSVLNQTYNTPSLSTLVTLNAQVEWLNAQGGLDFASKRTADSADRVYSWAEASEYATPFVQRPEDRSNVIATIDFDDSVDAAQVAKILRANGVVDTEPYRKLGRNQLRIATFVAIDPEDVSALTASIDYIVGELRK; from the coding sequence GTGAGCGATCAGGCACACCTCACCATCCCCGCCCATCTCCTTCCCAAGGACGGCCGTTTCGGCGCCGGCCCTTCCAAGGTCCGCCCCGAGCAGGTCGAGGCCCTCAGCGCTGCCGGCGCCACCCTGCTGGGCACCTCGCACCGGCAGGCCCCGGTCAAGAACCTGGTGGGTTCCGTGCGTTCCGGCCTGAAGTCCTTCTTCAACGCTCCGGAGGAGTACGAAGTGGTCCTCGGGGTCGGCGGCTCCACGGCTTTCTGGGACATCGCGACGTTCGGCCTCGTGGAGAAGAAGGCGCAGCACCTGTCCTTCGGCGAGTTCGGCTCCAAGTTCGCGTCCGCCACCAAGAAGGCGCCGTTCCTCGAGACCAGTTCCATCATCACGGCCGAGCCCGGCACCCGCCCGGAAGCCGTGGCCGAGGCCGGCGTCGACGTCTACGCCTGGCCGCAGAACGAAACCTCCACCGGTGTCGCCGCGCCCGTGCGCCGTGTGAACGGCGCCGATGACGGCTCGCTCGTGGTCGTCGACGCGACGTCGGCGGCCGGCGGCCTGGACGTCGACGTCCGCGAGGCGGACGTCTACTACTTCGCTCCGCAGAAGAACTTCGCGTCCGACGGCGGCCTCTGGCTCGCCCTCTTCTCCCCCGCGGCCCTGGAACGCGCGGAGCGGATCGCGGCGAGCGATCGCTGGGTCCCGGACTTCCTGAACCTGAAGACGGCGATCGACAACTCGGTGCTCAACCAGACGTACAACACGCCGTCGCTCTCCACGCTCGTCACACTGAACGCCCAGGTCGAGTGGCTGAACGCGCAGGGCGGCCTGGACTTCGCCAGCAAGCGCACCGCCGATTCCGCTGACCGCGTGTACTCGTGGGCCGAGGCGAGCGAGTACGCGACGCCGTTCGTGCAGCGTCCAGAGGACCGCTCCAACGTCATCGCGACGATCGACTTCGACGACTCGGTGGACGCCGCCCAGGTCGCCAAGATCCTGCGGGCGAACGGCGTCGTGGACACCGAGCCGTACCGCAAGCTCGGCCGCAACCAGCTGCGCATCGCGACCTTCGTGGCGATCGACCCCGAGGATGTGAGCGCGCTGACCGCTTCCATCGATTACATCGTCGGCGAGCTGCGCAAGTAG
- a CDS encoding DUF3027 domain-containing protein — protein sequence MTAERQNTLRTPAPKPGVPQWKTGKPDAMLAAAVDQARRELETITPAGTIGEHLGAKREEDRVVTHLFASRLAGYVGWQWFAVLTRNSRSKVVTVSEIGLLPSEDSVLAPPWVPWSERVRPEDVAAMQAEEETAAGEAGGAEHSGTEDSGQGDDADQVAVAAADAVLDEGEAAASEGSVADAGEAAGDSDVEDAEEDAAE from the coding sequence ATGACTGCCGAGCGTCAGAACACCCTTCGCACCCCCGCCCCCAAGCCGGGCGTCCCGCAGTGGAAGACCGGCAAGCCGGACGCGATGCTCGCTGCGGCAGTGGACCAGGCGCGCCGTGAGCTGGAAACGATCACCCCTGCCGGCACCATCGGCGAGCACCTCGGGGCCAAGCGCGAGGAGGACCGGGTGGTCACCCACCTGTTCGCTTCGCGCCTGGCCGGCTACGTCGGCTGGCAGTGGTTCGCCGTGCTGACCCGCAACTCCCGCTCCAAGGTGGTGACGGTCAGCGAGATCGGACTGCTGCCCAGTGAGGACTCGGTCCTCGCCCCGCCGTGGGTCCCGTGGTCCGAGCGCGTGCGTCCGGAAGACGTCGCTGCGATGCAGGCCGAGGAGGAGACCGCGGCCGGCGAGGCGGGCGGCGCCGAGCATTCCGGCACTGAGGACTCCGGTCAGGGCGACGACGCCGACCAGGTCGCCGTGGCGGCCGCGGACGCCGTGCTCGACGAGGGCGAGGCCGCGGCTTCAGAGGGGTCCGTCGCGGATGCGGGCGAGGCTGCCGGTGACTCGGACGTGGAAGACGCCGAAGAGGACGCTGCCGAATAG
- a CDS encoding cold-shock protein — protein MPTGSVKWYDKDKGFGFAASEDGQEYYLPSSALPAGVGDLRKGTRIEFGVAEGRRGAQAMGVRLLDKLPSVSKAKRTSPKELAPLVQDLSTVLDNLSGTLSSGKYPDGKKGAAIAAALRQVADQLEA, from the coding sequence GTGCCTACCGGCAGCGTCAAGTGGTACGACAAGGACAAGGGTTTCGGCTTCGCAGCGTCCGAGGACGGGCAGGAGTACTACCTGCCGTCTTCCGCGCTGCCCGCCGGGGTGGGGGACCTCCGGAAGGGCACCAGGATCGAATTCGGCGTCGCCGAAGGCCGCCGCGGTGCTCAGGCCATGGGCGTCCGGCTGCTGGACAAGCTCCCCTCCGTCTCCAAGGCGAAGCGCACCTCTCCGAAGGAACTGGCCCCCCTGGTCCAGGACCTCTCCACCGTCCTGGACAACCTGTCCGGGACGCTCTCCTCGGGTAAGTACCCGGATGGCAAAAAGGGCGCCGCCATCGCGGCCGCCCTGCGCCAGGTCGCAGATCAACTGGAAGCCTGA
- a CDS encoding response regulator transcription factor has protein sequence MKTETPEAKLLVVDDEPNIRELLSTSLRFAGFDVVAAANGRDALAKAESESPDLIVLDVMLPDMDGFNVTRKLRAAGRHIPVLFLTAKDDTEDKVNGLTVGGDDYVTKPFSLDEVVARVRAVLRRTQPLLEDEAIIRVDDLELDDDAHEVRRGGTTIELSPTEFKLLRYLMLNPNRVLSKAQILDHVWEYDFNGDASIVESYISYLRRKIDIVPDAPTLIQTKRGVGYVLRTAEKR, from the coding sequence ATGAAGACTGAAACGCCTGAAGCCAAACTCCTGGTTGTTGATGACGAACCCAATATCCGGGAACTCCTCTCAACCTCTCTGCGCTTCGCCGGCTTCGACGTCGTGGCCGCCGCCAACGGACGCGACGCCCTGGCCAAGGCCGAAAGCGAGTCCCCTGATCTGATCGTTCTGGACGTGATGCTCCCGGACATGGACGGTTTCAACGTCACGCGGAAGCTCCGTGCCGCAGGCCGCCACATCCCGGTGCTCTTCCTGACGGCCAAGGACGACACCGAAGACAAGGTCAACGGCCTGACGGTCGGCGGCGACGACTACGTCACCAAGCCGTTCAGCCTGGACGAAGTCGTGGCACGCGTCCGCGCCGTCCTCCGCCGCACCCAGCCGCTGCTCGAGGACGAGGCGATCATCCGCGTCGATGACCTGGAACTCGACGACGACGCCCACGAAGTGCGCCGGGGCGGGACCACCATCGAGCTGTCCCCCACCGAGTTCAAGCTGCTCCGCTACCTCATGCTGAACCCCAACCGCGTGCTGTCGAAGGCTCAGATCCTCGACCACGTCTGGGAGTACGACTTCAACGGTGACGCCTCGATCGTGGAGTCCTACATCTCCTACCTGCGCCGCAAGATCGACATCGTCCCGGACGCCCCCACGCTGATCCAGACCAAGCGAGGCGTGGGGTACGTCCTGCGGACTGCCGAGAAGCGCTGA
- a CDS encoding sensor histidine kinase: MLRRWKSASLRAQLIATIMGLLLVALVTTGAGTMALLHSYLQSQIDDRLSVATTSMQKYGGYAQLTSGLSSVPTDYSVVVLRPGAPVYRTGANQSGYPDIEQMSLAQATSLKRKPFDIAGTTGHDWRAVAVPFVDQSGHGYVVVVGLPLAPVDEIMEHAILVVVGVGLLTLILAFFIATWTVTRSFRPLARVERTAAAIASGDLSQRVEIRTPHTEVGRLATSLNTMLANIESAFAARTASEQRMRRFAADASHELRTPLVTIRGFSELYRHGALRTDSDVATAMSRIESEAKRMGSMVEDLLTLARLDEQRPLQEKPFDLMLLGNDAVVDTRASAPQRTVRLVGLDAAQPVPAPALGDEAKIRQVVSNLLGNALRYTPEESPLELAVGRRQDEDGSWSVLEVRDHGPGISEEDQARIFERFYRADTSRTRETGGSGLGLAIVAAIVGSHGGTVRIIDTPGGGATFQVRLPHSADDALASDITE; this comes from the coding sequence TTGCTCCGCCGGTGGAAGTCCGCATCCCTGCGGGCACAGCTGATCGCAACCATCATGGGCCTGCTGCTGGTGGCCCTCGTGACCACCGGCGCAGGCACCATGGCGCTTCTGCACAGCTATCTGCAATCGCAGATCGACGACCGTCTGAGCGTCGCCACCACGAGCATGCAGAAATACGGTGGGTACGCCCAGCTGACCAGCGGTCTGAGCAGCGTCCCCACCGACTATTCCGTGGTGGTCCTGCGCCCCGGCGCCCCTGTGTACCGGACCGGGGCGAACCAGTCGGGCTATCCGGACATCGAGCAGATGAGCCTGGCCCAGGCCACGTCCCTGAAGCGGAAGCCCTTCGACATCGCGGGCACCACCGGGCACGACTGGCGCGCGGTGGCGGTCCCCTTCGTCGACCAGAGCGGCCACGGCTACGTGGTGGTGGTCGGGCTTCCCCTGGCACCGGTGGACGAGATCATGGAGCACGCCATCCTGGTGGTGGTGGGCGTCGGTCTCCTCACGTTGATCCTCGCGTTCTTCATCGCCACCTGGACGGTCACCCGGTCCTTCCGTCCCCTGGCGCGGGTGGAGAGGACGGCGGCGGCCATCGCCTCGGGTGACTTGTCCCAGCGCGTCGAGATCCGCACGCCTCACACCGAGGTCGGGCGCCTGGCGACCTCGCTCAACACCATGCTGGCCAACATCGAATCGGCGTTCGCCGCGCGGACGGCGTCCGAACAGCGCATGCGCCGCTTCGCCGCCGACGCCTCCCACGAACTCCGCACCCCGCTCGTGACCATCCGGGGCTTCTCGGAGCTCTACCGTCATGGCGCCCTGCGGACCGACTCCGACGTGGCCACGGCCATGAGCCGGATCGAGAGCGAAGCCAAGCGCATGGGCTCCATGGTCGAAGACCTGCTGACCCTCGCCCGTCTCGATGAGCAGAGGCCACTGCAGGAAAAGCCCTTCGATCTGATGCTGCTGGGCAACGACGCCGTGGTGGACACCCGCGCGAGCGCGCCCCAGCGCACGGTCCGCCTGGTGGGTCTGGACGCGGCGCAGCCGGTCCCGGCCCCCGCGCTGGGTGATGAGGCGAAGATCCGCCAAGTGGTGAGCAATCTGCTCGGCAACGCCCTCCGGTACACCCCGGAGGAGTCGCCTCTCGAGCTGGCGGTGGGCCGGCGGCAGGACGAGGACGGTTCGTGGTCCGTGCTCGAGGTCCGCGACCACGGACCCGGCATCTCCGAGGAGGATCAGGCCCGGATCTTCGAACGCTTCTACCGGGCGGACACCTCTCGCACCCGGGAGACCGGCGGCAGCGGCCTGGGTCTCGCGATCGTCGCCGCCATCGTGGGCAGCCACGGTGGAACGGTCCGGATCATCGACACCCCGGGGGGCGGAGCCACGTTCCAGGTCCGGCTCCCCCACTCGGCGGACGACGCTCTCGCCTCCGACATCACGGAGTGA
- a CDS encoding WXG100 family type VII secretion target: MSVISVDTELLHLQSGRVRGTMERISADIRAMNQGLTALQGSWRGNASASFQSLVAEWAATQNRVEASMAAINSALAQAAAQYRDVELTNAQRFAH, from the coding sequence ATGAGCGTCATCTCCGTCGACACCGAACTCCTGCACCTTCAGTCCGGCCGGGTCCGCGGCACCATGGAACGCATCTCCGCGGACATCAGAGCGATGAACCAGGGGCTCACCGCGCTGCAGGGCAGCTGGCGCGGGAATGCCTCCGCCAGCTTCCAGTCCCTGGTGGCGGAGTGGGCCGCGACTCAGAATCGCGTGGAGGCGTCCATGGCGGCCATCAACTCGGCACTTGCTCAGGCGGCGGCTCAGTACCGGGACGTCGAACTGACGAATGCGCAGCGCTTCGCCCACTGA
- a CDS encoding ribonuclease HI family protein, producing MTITAAADGSALGNPGPAGWAWYIDDDTWRAGGWPHGTNNQGELMAVLDLLRSTAHRADEPLKILCDSQYVINCLTKWMPGWKRKGWRKADGKPVLNVDLLKELDDALKGRNVAFEWVKGHAGHSLNEAADDRARAVATAYQRGGKSIPSGPGFPGAQLAEPHNAETRGAETRSAESRSLNVERPDARPASAGTAVSRNPPAATGHAPSTTAQARPSASASGPVSGSVSASGTDEAEPDLFSILEEDFRDSSGQQDAVATVTALEKRLLEPAVRADLGEVARILHPDFEEIGSSGRTWSREEMLLALADEDHEPIDITPLSASRLTESTILLQYRTRSAGRTVLRSSLWILTEPAASRGAGPRSTGSRDATDQGAASQSTWRLRFHQGTPE from the coding sequence GTGACGATTACGGCTGCTGCAGATGGTTCCGCGCTGGGCAATCCTGGACCCGCGGGGTGGGCCTGGTACATCGACGATGACACCTGGAGGGCCGGCGGCTGGCCGCACGGCACGAACAACCAGGGTGAGCTCATGGCGGTGCTGGATCTGCTCCGCAGCACCGCGCACCGCGCGGATGAACCCCTGAAGATCCTCTGCGACAGCCAGTATGTCATCAACTGCCTGACCAAGTGGATGCCGGGCTGGAAGCGCAAGGGCTGGCGCAAGGCTGACGGCAAGCCCGTTCTGAACGTGGATCTGCTCAAGGAGCTCGACGATGCCCTCAAGGGGCGGAACGTCGCATTCGAGTGGGTGAAGGGTCATGCCGGACACTCCTTGAACGAGGCCGCGGACGACCGTGCCCGTGCCGTCGCCACCGCTTACCAGCGCGGAGGGAAGTCGATCCCCTCCGGTCCTGGCTTTCCGGGCGCTCAGCTCGCGGAGCCCCACAACGCGGAAACCCGGGGCGCTGAAACACGGAGTGCCGAAAGCCGCAGCCTGAACGTTGAGCGCCCCGACGCTCGCCCCGCATCGGCAGGTACCGCCGTGTCCCGGAACCCCCCGGCAGCGACCGGCCACGCACCGAGCACCACGGCACAGGCTCGCCCGTCTGCGTCTGCATCTGGGCCTGTGTCTGGGTCTGTTTCTGCGTCCGGCACGGATGAGGCGGAGCCCGATCTGTTCTCGATCCTGGAGGAGGACTTCCGGGACTCGTCCGGACAGCAGGACGCGGTGGCCACCGTGACCGCACTGGAGAAGCGCCTTCTGGAACCGGCCGTCCGCGCCGACCTCGGCGAGGTGGCGAGGATCCTGCACCCCGACTTCGAGGAGATCGGAAGTTCGGGCCGCACCTGGTCCCGGGAGGAGATGCTCCTCGCCCTGGCGGATGAGGATCACGAGCCGATCGACATCACCCCTTTGTCCGCTTCCCGTCTGACCGAGAGCACCATCCTGCTCCAGTACCGGACCCGGTCTGCCGGCCGCACCGTCCTCCGCAGCTCGCTGTGGATCCTGACTGAACCGGCGGCTTCCCGGGGCGCCGGGCCGCGGAGCACAGGGTCCCGGGACGCCACCGACCAGGGCGCCGCCTCTCAGAGCACGTGGCGTCTGCGGTTCCATCAGGGGACGCCGGAGTAG
- the groL gene encoding chaperonin GroEL (60 kDa chaperone family; promotes refolding of misfolded polypeptides especially under stressful conditions; forms two stacked rings of heptamers to form a barrel-shaped 14mer; ends can be capped by GroES; misfolded proteins enter the barrel where they are refolded when GroES binds), which yields MAKIIAFDEEARRGLERGLNILADAVKVTLGPRGRNVVLEKKWGAPTITNDGVSIAKEIELEDPYEKIGAELVKEVAKKTDDVAGDGTTTATVLAQALVKEGLRNVAAGADPLSLKRGIEKAVEAVTEELLGSAKEIETKEEIAATASISAGDAQIGELIAEALDKVGKEGVITVEESNTFGLELELTEGMRFDKGYISAYFVTDAERQETVLEDPYILIVNSKISSVKDLVAVLEKVMQANKPLLIIAEDVEGEALATLIVNKLKGTFKSVAVKAPGFGDRRKAQLADIAILTGGNVISEEIGLKLDAATLADLGQARKVVVTKDETTIVEGAGDAEAIAGRVAQIRSEIENSDSDYDREKLQERLAKLAGGVAVIKAGAATEVELKERKHRIEDAVRNAKAAVEEGIVAGGGVALIQAGAKAFANLQLEGDEATGANIVKVAIDAPLKQIAFNAGLEPGVVADKVRSLPAGHGLNAATGEYVDLLAAGVNDPVKVTRSALQNAASIAGLFLTTEAVVADKPEKNAPAAGADEMGGMGGF from the coding sequence ATGGCCAAGATCATTGCATTTGATGAAGAGGCACGCCGCGGCCTGGAGCGGGGCCTGAACATCCTCGCCGACGCCGTCAAGGTCACCCTGGGCCCGCGTGGTCGCAACGTGGTGCTCGAGAAGAAGTGGGGCGCTCCCACGATCACCAACGATGGTGTGTCCATCGCCAAGGAGATCGAGCTCGAGGATCCCTACGAGAAGATCGGCGCAGAGCTGGTCAAGGAAGTCGCCAAGAAGACTGACGACGTCGCCGGTGACGGCACCACCACCGCCACGGTGCTGGCTCAGGCGCTCGTGAAGGAAGGCCTGCGCAACGTCGCCGCCGGCGCCGACCCGCTGTCCCTCAAGCGCGGCATCGAGAAGGCCGTCGAGGCCGTCACCGAAGAGCTGCTCGGTTCCGCCAAGGAGATCGAGACCAAGGAAGAGATCGCCGCCACCGCGTCGATCTCCGCCGGTGACGCTCAGATCGGTGAACTGATCGCCGAAGCCCTGGACAAGGTGGGCAAGGAAGGCGTCATCACCGTCGAGGAGTCCAACACCTTCGGCCTGGAGCTCGAGCTCACCGAGGGCATGCGCTTCGACAAGGGCTACATCTCCGCGTACTTCGTCACCGACGCAGAGCGCCAGGAGACCGTGCTCGAGGATCCCTACATCCTCATCGTGAACTCCAAGATCAGCTCCGTGAAGGACCTGGTCGCCGTCCTGGAGAAGGTCATGCAGGCCAACAAGCCGCTGCTGATCATCGCCGAGGACGTCGAGGGCGAGGCTCTGGCCACCCTCATCGTCAACAAGCTCAAGGGCACCTTCAAGTCCGTCGCCGTCAAGGCTCCGGGCTTCGGTGACCGCCGCAAGGCTCAGCTGGCCGACATCGCTATCCTCACCGGTGGCAACGTCATCTCCGAGGAGATCGGCCTCAAGCTCGACGCCGCCACCCTGGCCGACCTCGGCCAGGCCCGCAAGGTCGTCGTCACCAAGGACGAGACCACGATCGTCGAGGGTGCCGGCGACGCCGAAGCCATCGCCGGCCGCGTGGCTCAGATCCGTTCCGAGATCGAGAACTCCGACTCGGACTACGACCGCGAGAAGCTCCAGGAGCGCCTGGCGAAGCTGGCCGGCGGCGTGGCCGTCATCAAGGCCGGTGCAGCCACCGAGGTGGAGCTCAAGGAGCGCAAGCACCGCATCGAGGACGCCGTCCGCAACGCGAAGGCCGCCGTCGAGGAAGGCATCGTCGCCGGTGGTGGCGTTGCTCTGATCCAGGCCGGCGCCAAGGCGTTCGCCAACCTGCAGCTCGAGGGTGACGAGGCCACCGGCGCCAACATCGTCAAGGTCGCCATCGACGCCCCGCTGAAGCAGATCGCCTTCAACGCCGGCCTCGAGCCGGGCGTCGTCGCCGACAAGGTCCGCAGCCTGCCTGCCGGTCACGGCCTGAACGCCGCCACCGGCGAGTACGTGGACCTGCTGGCCGCCGGCGTCAACGACCCGGTCAAGGTGACCCGTTCCGCTCTGCAGAACGCGGCCTCCATCGCCGGTCTCTTCCTCACCACCGAGGCAGTCGTGGCCGACAAGCCGGAGAAGAACGCTCCGGCCGCCGGCGCCGACGAGATGGGCGGCATGGGCGGGTTCTGA